A window of the Erpetoichthys calabaricus chromosome 10, fErpCal1.3, whole genome shotgun sequence genome harbors these coding sequences:
- the gpr52 gene encoding G-protein coupled receptor 52 encodes MNNGSVNTSQHRSCPSGFGPHDGAETCILETAVIVLLTVLIIAGNLTVILVFHCAPLLHHYTTSYFVQTMAYADLLVGFSCLVPTLSLLRYPSGVQESLTCRAFGYVICVLKSVSMACLACIGVDRYLAVTRPLSYRRLVTPGRLRACIALVWTYSALVFLPSFFGWGKPGYHGDIFEWCARSWPTNAYFTGFIVSLLYAPAALVVCFTYFHIFRICRQHDREMSERRARFPSEGAEGDHPVPDPRYAAVLLRITSVFYVLWLPYILYFLLESAHVLDSPALSFVTTWLAISNSFCNCVIYSLSNSVFRLGLRRLSRSLCPSCGGAPGGDLKEPVPPPPAPQRPDSCSI; translated from the coding sequence ATGAACAACGGCTCGGTCAACACGTCCCAGCACCGCTCGTGCCCATCGGGCTTCGGTCCCCACGACGGCGCCGAGACCTGCATCCTGGAGACTGCAGTCATTGTCCTCCTGACCGTCCTGATCATTGCCGGGAACCTGACGGTCATCCTGGTGTTCCACTGCGCCCCGCTGCTGCACCACTACACCACCAGCTACTTCGTGCAGACCATGGCCTACGCGGACCTCCTGGTGGGCTTCAGCTGCCTGGTCCCCACCCTATCCCTCCTGCGCTACCCCTCGGGCGTCCAGGAGTCGCTGACCTGCCGGGCCTTCGGCTACGTCATCTGCGTGCTCAAGAGCGTCTCCATGGCCTGCCTGGCCTGCATCGGCGTGGACCGCTACCTGGCCGTCACCCGGCCCCTCTCCTACCGCCGCCTGGTGACGCCCGGCCGCCTACGCGCCTGCATCGCCCTGGTCTGGACCTACTCGGCCCTCGTCTTCCTGCCCTCCTTCTTCGGCTGGGGCAAGCCCGGCTACCACGGCGACATCTTCGAGTGGTGTGCCCGCTCCTGGCCCACCAACGCCTACTTCACGGGCTTCATCGTCAGCCTGCTGTACGCCCCGGCTGCCCTGGTCGTCTGCTTCACCTACTTCCACATCTTCAGGATCTGCCGGCAGCACGACCGCGAGATGAGCGAGCGCCGGGCGCGCTTCCCCAGCGAGGGGGCCGAGGGGGACCACCCTGTACCGGACCCTCGCTACGCCGCCGTCCTGCTGCGCATCACCAGCGTCTTTTATGTGCTCTGGCTGCCCTACATCCTCTACTTCCTGCTGGAGAGCGCCCACGTGCTGGACAGTCCGGCCTTGTCCTTCGTCACCACCTGGCTGGCCATCAGCAACAGCTTCTGCAACTGTGTCATCTACAGCCTGTCCAACAGTGTCTTCAGGCTGGGCCTGCgccgcctctcgcggagcctGTGCCCGTCCTGCGGGGGTGCGCCCGGCGGGGACCTCAAAGAGCCGGTGCCGCCGCCACCAGCGCCCCAGCGGCCCGACTCCTGCTCCATCTGA